The Xanthomonas sontii genome contains a region encoding:
- the fmt gene encoding methionyl-tRNA formyltransferase → MKLVFAGTPDFAVPSLRAAAQRHEVVAVYTQPDRPAGRGRGLTPSPVKLEAVARGIPVLQPQTLRAPETLQALRALQPDLIVVVAYGLILPKAVLAIPTHGCWNVHASLLPRWRGAAPIQRAIEAGDSETGVCLMQMEAGLDTGPVLLSQRTPIGADETGGQLHDRLAALGAQVLADGLGLLRAGLRPVAQPQPEAGVTYAHKLDKAQARLDWQQPAAQLARQVRAFDPWPVAEAVLAGERVRVHGAIALDLAHAQQPGTVLTASKQGIDIACGQGALRLRVLQRDGGKAITAADYLNARRDLPVLA, encoded by the coding sequence ATGAAACTCGTCTTCGCCGGTACGCCGGACTTCGCCGTGCCGTCGTTGCGCGCGGCTGCGCAGCGCCATGAAGTGGTCGCGGTCTACACCCAGCCGGACCGGCCCGCCGGGCGCGGCCGCGGGCTGACCCCGTCGCCGGTCAAGCTGGAGGCGGTGGCGCGCGGCATCCCGGTGCTGCAGCCGCAGACGCTGCGCGCGCCGGAAACGCTGCAGGCGCTGCGCGCGCTGCAGCCGGACCTGATCGTGGTGGTGGCCTACGGACTGATCCTGCCCAAGGCGGTGCTGGCGATTCCGACCCATGGCTGCTGGAACGTGCATGCCTCGCTGCTGCCGCGCTGGCGTGGCGCCGCGCCGATCCAGCGCGCGATCGAAGCCGGCGACAGCGAGACCGGGGTGTGCCTGATGCAGATGGAAGCGGGTCTGGATACCGGCCCGGTGCTGTTGTCGCAGCGGACCCCGATCGGTGCCGACGAGACCGGCGGGCAGTTGCACGACCGCCTGGCCGCGCTCGGCGCGCAGGTGCTGGCCGACGGCCTGGGCCTGCTGCGCGCCGGCCTGCGTCCGGTGGCCCAGCCGCAGCCGGAGGCCGGCGTCACCTACGCGCACAAGCTGGACAAGGCGCAGGCGCGGTTGGACTGGCAGCAGCCGGCGGCGCAGCTGGCGCGGCAGGTGCGCGCCTTCGATCCGTGGCCGGTCGCCGAGGCGGTGCTGGCCGGCGAGCGGGTGCGGGTGCACGGTGCGATCGCGCTGGACCTGGCCCACGCGCAGCAGCCGGGCACGGTGCTGACCGCGTCCAAGCAGGGCATCGACATCGCCTGCGGCCAGGGCGCGCTGCGCCTGCGCGTGCTGCAGCGCGACGGCGGCAAGGCGATCACCGCCGCCGACTACCTCAACGCACGGCGCGACCTGCCGGTCCTGGCCTGA
- the rsmB gene encoding 16S rRNA (cytosine(967)-C(5))-methyltransferase RsmB, with protein MTATPAAAWPPGVAPRVLAARVLTAVIDRGRSLKAELAAALPTLPDPRDRALVEAICFAVLRRRSAYEAALRMWLQKQLPQRDAELRGLLLAGFAQLDALGLAPHAALSATVEATRALDRPRQAGLVNALLRRALRDGLPAVAADAGWPLWLRDALRADWPQQAEAIFAASQQPAPLWLRVNRQRGTRDAYLQELAAAGIAAQASPLLADAIRLETPLAVGALPGFADGRVSVQDGAAQQVADVLAPAPGARVLDACAAPGGKSAHLLERDPSLRLTALDVDARRLARVGETFARTGAGAQAQLQVADAAQPQDWWDGVPFDAVLLDAPCSATGIVRRQPDVLLHRRREDVIALQALQVRLLDAAWQVLRPGGVLVYATCSLLQDENARQVQALLARQPGAALEDPGAGCGHASGGGRQRFPGEQYCDGFYYARFRKTA; from the coding sequence ATGACCGCGACGCCCGCCGCTGCGTGGCCGCCGGGCGTGGCCCCGCGGGTGCTTGCCGCCCGCGTGCTGACCGCGGTGATCGACCGCGGCCGCTCGCTCAAGGCCGAACTGGCCGCCGCGTTGCCGACGCTGCCGGATCCGCGCGACCGCGCGCTGGTGGAGGCGATCTGCTTCGCCGTGCTGCGCCGTCGCTCGGCCTACGAAGCGGCGCTGCGGATGTGGCTGCAGAAGCAGTTGCCGCAGCGCGACGCCGAACTGCGCGGCCTGCTGCTGGCCGGTTTCGCCCAGCTCGATGCGCTGGGCCTGGCGCCGCATGCGGCGCTGTCGGCGACGGTGGAGGCGACGCGCGCGCTGGATCGGCCGCGCCAGGCCGGGCTGGTCAACGCGCTGCTGCGGCGCGCGCTGCGCGACGGGCTGCCGGCGGTGGCCGCCGACGCGGGCTGGCCGCTGTGGCTGCGCGACGCGCTGCGCGCCGACTGGCCGCAGCAGGCCGAGGCGATCTTCGCCGCCAGCCAGCAGCCGGCGCCGCTGTGGCTGCGGGTCAACCGCCAGCGCGGTACCCGCGACGCCTATCTGCAGGAGCTGGCCGCGGCCGGCATCGCCGCGCAGGCCTCGCCGCTGCTGGCCGATGCGATCCGCCTGGAGACGCCGCTGGCGGTGGGCGCCCTGCCGGGCTTCGCCGACGGGCGCGTGTCGGTGCAGGACGGCGCGGCGCAACAGGTCGCCGACGTGCTGGCGCCGGCGCCCGGTGCGCGCGTGCTCGACGCCTGCGCGGCGCCCGGCGGCAAATCCGCGCACCTGCTCGAACGCGATCCCAGTCTGCGCCTGACTGCGCTGGACGTGGATGCGCGGCGCCTGGCGCGGGTCGGCGAGACCTTCGCGCGCACCGGCGCCGGTGCGCAGGCGCAGCTGCAGGTCGCCGACGCGGCGCAGCCGCAGGACTGGTGGGACGGTGTGCCGTTCGACGCGGTGCTGCTCGACGCGCCGTGTTCGGCCACCGGCATCGTGCGCCGCCAGCCGGACGTGCTGCTGCATCGCCGCCGCGAGGACGTGATCGCGCTGCAGGCGCTGCAGGTGCGCCTGCTCGACGCCGCCTGGCAGGTGCTGCGGCCGGGCGGTGTGCTGGTCTACGCGACCTGCTCGCTGCTGCAGGACGAGAACGCGCGGCAGGTGCAGGCGTTGCTGGCGCGGCAGCCCGGTGCTGCGCTGGAGGATCCGGGCGCGGGCTGCGGGCATGCTTCCGGCGGTGGCCGCCAGCGCTTCCCCGGCGAGCAGTACTGCGACGGTTTCTACTACGCAAGGTTCCGCAAGACGGCATGA
- a CDS encoding glycosyltransferase family 39 protein codes for MLKTRASREFWLLAILAVLVLGAGLGLRDPHPADEPRFALVAKQMVESGNWLFPHRGNELYSDKPPMLMWLQASFYTLFGNWRVAFLLPSLLAGLGTLACVYDLGRRLWTRRVGMYAAYALLFAFHFTYQAKKAQIDPLVVFFITLANYALLRHLLRGPDWRLWALGWFAAGLGTITKGVGVLALLMLLPAAAASLAHWRGVRVGLRDPRFWLGPLAFLAAVSIWLVPMVATALSSNAPEYRAYLNDILFRQTAGRYAKSWDHAHGPLYFFGVMPSMWLPVLLALPWAIPAWARRLRRRDARYLLPLAWWALVVLFFSIPTGKRDVYVLPALPMLCLAMGPLIPGLLRKPGVKRLLLAFTALLTLALGGVGAAILLGHGFRAKMMEDRGIDLATVQVLAWILLAIGLWGVASLAAFARRRPELATVSTLTMVWVMAGLLVYPLINMSSSARGVMESVGRRIGPEAELGLVAWKEQNLLMADRPATTFGFVVPWDEQLRRGIAWQAQAPQRRWLLVQEAAMLGCVDRNASTLAGVSNRRDWWLVPASAIHGHCVVTQDDRDRLREQDKDRFE; via the coding sequence ATGCTGAAGACCCGCGCCTCCCGAGAGTTCTGGTTGTTGGCCATCCTGGCCGTGCTGGTGCTCGGCGCCGGCCTGGGCCTGCGCGATCCGCACCCGGCCGACGAGCCGCGTTTCGCACTGGTCGCCAAGCAGATGGTGGAGAGCGGCAACTGGCTGTTCCCGCACCGCGGCAACGAGCTGTACTCGGACAAGCCGCCGATGCTGATGTGGCTGCAGGCCAGCTTCTACACGCTGTTCGGCAACTGGCGGGTGGCCTTCCTGCTGCCGTCGCTGCTGGCCGGGCTGGGCACGCTGGCCTGCGTCTACGACCTCGGCCGGCGCCTGTGGACGCGCCGCGTCGGCATGTACGCGGCCTACGCGCTGCTGTTCGCCTTCCACTTCACCTACCAGGCGAAGAAGGCGCAGATCGACCCGTTGGTGGTGTTCTTCATCACCCTGGCCAACTACGCGCTGCTGCGCCACCTGTTGCGCGGGCCGGACTGGCGGTTGTGGGCGCTGGGCTGGTTCGCCGCGGGGCTGGGCACCATCACCAAGGGCGTGGGCGTGCTGGCGCTGCTGATGCTGCTGCCGGCCGCGGCGGCGTCGCTGGCGCACTGGCGCGGGGTGCGGGTCGGCCTGCGCGATCCGCGCTTCTGGCTGGGGCCGCTGGCGTTCCTGGCGGCGGTGTCGATCTGGCTGGTGCCGATGGTCGCCACCGCGCTGTCGAGCAACGCCCCCGAGTACCGCGCCTACCTCAACGACATCCTGTTCCGGCAGACCGCCGGCCGTTACGCCAAGTCCTGGGACCACGCGCACGGGCCGCTGTACTTCTTCGGGGTGATGCCGAGCATGTGGCTGCCGGTGCTGCTGGCGCTGCCGTGGGCGATCCCCGCCTGGGCGCGGCGCCTGCGTCGGCGCGACGCGCGCTACCTGCTGCCGCTGGCCTGGTGGGCGCTGGTGGTGCTGTTCTTCTCGATCCCGACCGGCAAGCGCGACGTCTACGTGCTGCCGGCGCTGCCGATGCTATGCCTGGCGATGGGGCCGCTCATTCCAGGGCTGTTGCGCAAGCCCGGGGTCAAGCGCCTGCTGCTCGCGTTCACCGCGCTGCTGACGCTGGCGCTCGGCGGCGTGGGCGCGGCGATCCTGCTGGGGCACGGCTTCCGCGCGAAGATGATGGAAGACCGCGGCATCGATCTGGCGACCGTGCAGGTGCTGGCCTGGATCCTGCTGGCGATCGGCCTGTGGGGCGTGGCCAGCCTGGCCGCATTCGCGCGGCGCCGCCCGGAACTGGCGACGGTCTCGACCCTGACCATGGTCTGGGTGATGGCAGGCTTGTTGGTGTACCCGCTGATCAACATGTCCAGCTCGGCGCGCGGGGTGATGGAGTCGGTGGGGCGCCGCATCGGCCCGGAGGCCGAACTCGGCCTGGTCGCCTGGAAGGAGCAGAACCTGCTGATGGCCGACCGCCCGGCGACGACCTTCGGCTTCGTGGTGCCCTGGGACGAACAACTGCGCCGCGGCATCGCCTGGCAGGCGCAGGCGCCGCAGCGGCGCTGGCTGCTGGTGCAGGAGGCGGCGATGCTGGGCTGTGTGGACCGCAACGCCAGCACCCTGGCCGGCGTGTCCAACCGGCGCGACTGGTGGCTGGTCCCGGCCAGTGCGATACACGGCCACTGCGTGGTCACCCAGGACGACCGCGACCGCCTGCGCGAGCAGGACAAGGACCGCTTCGAATGA
- a CDS encoding glycosyltransferase encodes MPPRLIRVISRDNGGGLSRDLQVVADLLRETGRYRVEVLGFGTVRMANRLRELRLFLRSLLFGRADLQIFLERVYPRCLGSGLRNALIPNPEWFRHKWLRCLPRFAQVLCKTRQAEQRFSTMAPTAFIGFCSDDCYRPEVPRERACLHVAGRSSAKGTALLLQTWARHPEWPRLTVVQSAKKSHPIEAENIDYLTGYLDQQELRRLQNAHRFHLCPSEVEGFGHYIMEALSVGAVVITTNGAPMNELVSAERGVLIDPVGEGPDNFGVRYRIEAAGLEQAMRQALALSPMQCDALGTAARGFFETRRREFGERLRAAVADLLGETPPPAVPASHGADREQVRPG; translated from the coding sequence GTGCCGCCACGCCTGATCCGGGTCATCAGCCGCGACAACGGCGGCGGCCTCAGCCGCGACCTGCAGGTGGTCGCCGACCTGCTGCGCGAGACCGGCCGCTACCGCGTGGAGGTGCTGGGCTTCGGCACCGTGCGCATGGCCAATCGGCTGCGCGAACTGCGCCTGTTCCTGCGCAGCCTGCTGTTCGGGCGTGCCGACCTGCAGATCTTCCTGGAGCGGGTGTATCCGCGCTGCCTGGGCAGCGGCTTGCGCAATGCCCTGATCCCCAACCCGGAGTGGTTCCGGCACAAGTGGCTGCGCTGCCTGCCGCGCTTCGCCCAGGTGCTGTGCAAGACCCGCCAGGCCGAGCAGCGGTTCTCCACGATGGCGCCGACCGCCTTCATCGGCTTTTGCAGCGACGATTGCTACCGTCCTGAGGTCCCGCGCGAACGCGCCTGCCTGCATGTGGCCGGGCGCAGTTCGGCCAAGGGCACGGCGCTGCTGCTGCAGACCTGGGCGCGGCACCCCGAGTGGCCGCGGCTGACGGTGGTGCAGAGCGCGAAGAAGTCCCACCCGATCGAGGCCGAGAACATCGACTACCTGACCGGCTACCTCGACCAGCAGGAACTGCGGCGGCTGCAGAACGCGCACCGCTTCCACCTTTGCCCCTCCGAGGTGGAGGGCTTCGGCCACTACATCATGGAAGCGCTGAGCGTGGGCGCGGTGGTGATCACCACCAACGGCGCGCCGATGAACGAACTGGTGAGCGCCGAGCGCGGCGTGCTGATCGATCCGGTCGGCGAGGGGCCGGACAATTTCGGCGTGCGCTACCGGATCGAGGCCGCCGGCCTCGAGCAGGCGATGAGGCAGGCGCTGGCGCTGTCGCCGATGCAGTGCGACGCCCTGGGCACGGCCGCGCGCGGCTTCTTCGAGACGCGCCGGCGCGAGTTCGGCGAGCGCCTGCGCGCGGCGGTGGCCGATCTGCTCGGGGAAACGCCGCCGCCCGCCGTGCCGGCCAGCCATGGCGCCGATCGCGAGCAGGTCAGGCCGGGTTAG
- a CDS encoding O-antigen ligase — protein sequence MSQPIAPRHAVSAFSRQSLAERGAALALLCLPALVISIPSGLLPFGLLLLATSLLALPRLRQAVAPMQPSLRWLWILAVLVIGLSLCSVLYFGQPLKDIDNRTRFLVLPWAALWTYALRPPQRLLWWGALLGILAALVLASVQVLQGQPRAEGWTNAIVLADVVLMLMVLAVFCRPRGQWPWAVAAVVAGGIVILLSGSRGVWLGVLLLLVVSALCLRWRDSATRLMILGACTALAAVLVLSVPALTKQTRLAELHHDVQRYERGDSDSSAGARIERLQVAAATFVEHPVVGVGVGRFDNAMLRLPDCRKGFVERCHLGHAHNDLAEWSATQGLPGTVLILMVYGVPLWLLLRLYRRRPQPHFHGAAAAGIMVVAAYILCGMTQSMFAHQVSTGFYVALVGVLIGLAAREAVPAQGAEGAARSR from the coding sequence ATGTCCCAGCCGATCGCGCCACGCCATGCCGTTTCCGCGTTCTCGCGCCAGTCCCTGGCCGAGCGCGGCGCGGCGCTCGCGCTGCTGTGCCTGCCGGCGCTGGTGATCAGCATCCCCAGCGGCCTGCTGCCGTTCGGCCTGCTGCTGCTGGCGACCAGCCTGCTGGCCCTGCCGCGGCTGCGCCAGGCGGTGGCGCCGATGCAGCCGTCGCTGCGCTGGCTGTGGATCCTGGCGGTGCTGGTGATCGGGCTGTCGTTGTGCTCGGTGCTGTACTTCGGCCAGCCGCTGAAGGACATCGACAACCGCACCCGCTTCCTGGTGCTGCCGTGGGCGGCGCTGTGGACCTACGCCCTGCGGCCGCCGCAGCGCCTGCTGTGGTGGGGCGCGCTGCTCGGCATCCTCGCCGCCCTGGTGCTGGCCAGCGTGCAGGTACTGCAGGGCCAGCCGCGTGCCGAGGGCTGGACCAACGCCATCGTGCTGGCCGACGTGGTGCTGATGCTGATGGTGCTGGCGGTGTTCTGCCGGCCGCGCGGGCAGTGGCCGTGGGCCGTGGCCGCGGTGGTGGCCGGCGGCATCGTCATCCTGCTCAGCGGCAGCCGCGGCGTGTGGCTGGGCGTGCTGTTGCTGCTGGTGGTCAGCGCACTGTGCCTGCGCTGGCGCGACAGCGCGACGCGGCTGATGATCCTGGGCGCGTGCACCGCGCTGGCGGCGGTGCTGGTACTGAGCGTGCCGGCGCTGACCAAGCAGACCCGCCTAGCCGAACTGCATCACGACGTGCAGCGCTACGAGCGCGGCGACAGCGATTCCTCGGCCGGCGCGCGCATCGAACGCCTGCAGGTGGCGGCGGCGACCTTCGTCGAACACCCCGTGGTCGGGGTCGGCGTGGGCCGCTTCGACAATGCCATGCTGCGCCTGCCGGACTGCCGCAAGGGCTTCGTCGAGCGCTGCCACCTGGGCCATGCGCACAACGACCTGGCCGAGTGGAGCGCGACCCAGGGCCTGCCCGGCACCGTGCTGATCCTGATGGTGTACGGCGTGCCGCTGTGGCTGCTGCTGCGCCTGTACCGGCGCCGGCCGCAGCCGCATTTCCACGGCGCGGCGGCAGCCGGGATCATGGTGGTGGCGGCCTACATCCTGTGCGGCATGACCCAGTCGATGTTCGCGCACCAGGTGAGCACCGGCTTCTACGTGGCGCTGGTGGGCGTGTTGATCGGGCTGGCGGCGCGCGAGGCGGTGCCGGCACAGGGCGCTGAAGGCGCCGCGCGAAGCCGGTAG
- a CDS encoding glycosyltransferase family 2 protein, with amino-acid sequence MADAAAATLPLSLVVMTYNEAANIARCLDSVPFAADKLVVDCGSTDDTVAIARAHGARVVEQAWLGFGPQRNFASTQAAHDWILVLDADEFLSDALRAECQARLPQLLAEDRVDAVWLRRSTWYMGAPMRWYKPMVGERLARLYHRGRARWSDARVHESLRFDGASATFAPPFNHLHNPTLVHKQLKVLRYAELKALGWRDKRKPVRMWQSPFVFAGAFLKDYLLRLAFLDGWRGFVVAQTAASYALYKRMRYYEMQINPASVEQARAQLQRHDLEH; translated from the coding sequence ATGGCCGACGCTGCCGCCGCCACCCTGCCGCTGAGCCTGGTGGTGATGACCTACAACGAGGCCGCCAACATCGCGCGCTGCCTGGACAGCGTGCCGTTCGCCGCCGACAAGCTGGTGGTGGACTGCGGCAGCACCGACGACACCGTGGCGATCGCCCGCGCGCACGGCGCGCGCGTGGTCGAGCAGGCCTGGCTGGGCTTCGGCCCGCAGCGCAACTTCGCCTCCACCCAGGCCGCGCACGACTGGATCCTGGTGCTGGACGCGGACGAATTCCTGTCCGACGCGTTGCGCGCCGAATGCCAGGCGCGGCTGCCGCAACTGCTCGCCGAGGACCGCGTGGACGCGGTGTGGCTGCGCCGCAGCACCTGGTACATGGGCGCGCCGATGCGCTGGTACAAACCGATGGTCGGCGAGCGCCTGGCGCGGCTGTACCACCGCGGCCGCGCGCGCTGGAGCGATGCGCGGGTGCACGAATCGCTGCGCTTCGACGGCGCCAGCGCCACGTTCGCGCCGCCGTTCAACCACCTGCACAACCCGACGCTGGTGCACAAGCAGCTCAAGGTGCTGCGCTACGCCGAACTCAAGGCGCTCGGCTGGCGCGACAAGCGCAAGCCGGTGAGAATGTGGCAGAGCCCGTTCGTGTTCGCCGGCGCCTTCCTCAAGGACTATCTGCTGCGGCTGGCCTTCCTCGACGGCTGGCGCGGCTTCGTGGTGGCGCAGACCGCGGCCAGCTACGCGCTGTACAAGCGCATGCGCTACTACGAGATGCAGATCAACCCGGCCTCGGTGGAGCAGGCACGGGCGCAACTGCAACGGCACGATCTGGAGCACTGA
- a CDS encoding CDP-glycerol glycerophosphotransferase family protein, translating into MSKHYLLYGSERYALAILRPLQAAIRARGDEAAWFFDGPGAEDLSADERHLATVEEVLAWNPYAVITSSNAVPHFFPGVKVETFHGFDAGKPRHIYVRGFFDLYCTTGPRDTAAFGALARKLGHFAVKETGFPKIDPFMREIGAELAPVRQPPVILYHSTFSPSWSAAGILYDEVARLSRSGEWRWIVTFHPKMDPAMVARYRALESEYLHFADNDNILELFPQVDMMCSDTSSALNEFLLTYKPVVTFKNRRPGPQLIDIDDPAQFEPAIRRALQRPPELMAAIREFADGLHPYRDGQSSERVLQAIDEFVAEGARNPRRKPLNLWRKLKIRRRIGYWGRGARR; encoded by the coding sequence ATGAGCAAGCACTATCTGCTGTACGGGTCCGAGCGCTATGCGCTGGCGATCCTGCGCCCGCTGCAGGCGGCGATCCGCGCGCGCGGCGACGAGGCGGCATGGTTCTTCGACGGCCCCGGCGCCGAGGATCTGAGCGCCGACGAGCGCCATCTGGCGACGGTGGAAGAGGTGCTGGCGTGGAATCCGTACGCGGTGATCACCTCCAGCAACGCGGTGCCGCATTTCTTCCCCGGGGTGAAGGTCGAGACCTTCCACGGCTTCGATGCCGGCAAGCCGCGGCACATCTACGTGCGCGGCTTCTTCGACCTGTACTGCACCACCGGCCCGCGCGACACCGCCGCGTTCGGCGCGCTGGCGCGCAAGCTCGGCCACTTCGCGGTCAAGGAGACCGGCTTCCCCAAGATCGACCCGTTCATGCGCGAGATCGGCGCGGAGCTGGCGCCGGTGCGGCAGCCGCCGGTGATCCTGTACCACTCCACGTTCTCGCCGTCGTGGAGCGCGGCCGGCATCCTCTACGACGAGGTCGCGCGGCTCTCGCGCAGCGGCGAATGGCGCTGGATCGTCACCTTCCATCCGAAGATGGACCCGGCGATGGTCGCCCGTTACCGCGCGCTGGAGAGCGAGTACCTGCACTTCGCCGACAACGACAACATCCTGGAGCTGTTCCCGCAGGTGGACATGATGTGCTCGGACACCTCGTCCGCGCTCAACGAGTTCCTGCTCACCTACAAGCCGGTGGTGACCTTCAAGAACCGGCGTCCGGGGCCGCAGTTGATCGACATCGACGATCCGGCGCAGTTCGAACCGGCGATCCGCCGCGCGCTGCAGCGGCCGCCGGAACTGATGGCGGCGATCCGCGAATTCGCCGATGGCCTGCATCCCTACCGCGACGGCCAGTCCAGCGAGCGCGTGCTGCAAGCGATCGACGAGTTCGTCGCCGAGGGTGCGCGCAACCCGCGGCGCAAGCCGCTGAACCTGTGGCGCAAGCTGAAGATCCGCCGCCGCATCGGCTACTGGGGACGCGGCGCGCGTCGCTGA